Proteins encoded in a region of the Aptenodytes patagonicus chromosome Z, bAptPat1.pri.cur, whole genome shotgun sequence genome:
- the TRMT10B gene encoding tRNA methyltransferase 10 homolog B isoform X5, whose product MAGGGADGGCSPAESEGEAAVACEALRLLRIEPSAVGSSAGRAGGAAWCSRNVLRKWRRWERVVAAKRRKRRQERERSRVRRAEGPGAASRDGRRAPAALAKERLLEARASGPRLCVDLGVADCMTQKETSRLASQIRRLYGANRRAEKPFWLCLTEFVVGSLIYEECFRMNDGFSNYLMDTTQESYLDLFPLDAIVYLTPDSENVLEDIDPNKVYVLGGLVDESIHKKLTLQRAQEQSLQTARLPIREYMVKTVNTKNYHSETLAINQGEHFHQCRNEAGTRTATLSNDWHNCSC is encoded by the exons ATGGCGGGCGGCGGTGCCGATGGTGGCTGTTCGCCGGCGGAGTCTGAGGGGGAGGCGGCAGTAGCCTGCGAGGCTCTCCGTCTGCTGCGGATCGAACCCTCGGCCGTGGGCTCtagcgcggggcgggcgggcggcgcggcgtgGTGCTCG AGGAACGTGCTGCGGAAGTGGAGGCGCTGGGAGCGGGTCGTGGCGGCGAAGAGGAGGAAGCGGCGgcaggagcgggagaggagcagGGTCCGGCGGGCCGAGGGCCCAG GGGCTGCCAGCCGGGACGGCAGGAGGGCCCCGGCTGCCCTCGCAAAGGAACGCCTTCTGGAGGCTAGGGCGTCGGGGCCCCGGCTCTGCGTGGACCTTGGCGTGGCTGACTGTATGACACAGAAG GAAACAAGCCGCCTCGCCTCTCAGATCAGGAGACTCTACGGGGCAAACAGGCGAGCCGAGAAGCCATTTTGGCTCTGTCTGACAGAGTTTGTGGTGGGCTCGTTGATCTATGAGGAGTGTTTTCGCATGAACGACGGCTTCTCCAATTATTTG atgGATACAACTCAAGAAAGTTACTTGGACCTGTTTCCTTTAGATGCAATTGTTTATCTCACTCCTGACTCTGAGAATG TCCTTGAAGATATTGATCCAAATAAAGTGTACGTCCTCGGAGGCCTGGTGGATGAAAGTATTCACAAG AAGCTGACTCTGCAAAGGGCACAAGAGCAGTCCTTGCAAACAGCCCGCCTCCCCATTCGCGAGTACATGGTGAAAACTGTTAACACCAAGAACTACCACTCCGAGACACTAGCAATTAATCAAG GGGAACATTTTCACCAGTGCAGAAATGAGGCTGGAACACGGACTGCCACTTTAAGTAACGACTGGCACAATTGCAGTTGCTGA
- the TRMT10B gene encoding tRNA methyltransferase 10 homolog B isoform X8 — MAGGGADGGCSPAESEGEAAVACEALRLLRIEPSAVGSSAGRAGGAAWCSRNVLRKWRRWERVVAAKRRKRRQERERSRVRRAEGPGAASRDGRRAPAALAKERLLEARASGPRLCVDLGVADCMTQKETSRLASQIRRLYGANRRAEKPFWLCLTEFVVGSLIYEECFRMNDGFSNYLMDTTQESYLDLFPLDAIVYLTPDSENVLEDIDPNKVYVLGGLVDESIHKKLTLQRAQEQSLQTARLPIREYMVKTVNTKNYHSETLAINQANLS; from the exons ATGGCGGGCGGCGGTGCCGATGGTGGCTGTTCGCCGGCGGAGTCTGAGGGGGAGGCGGCAGTAGCCTGCGAGGCTCTCCGTCTGCTGCGGATCGAACCCTCGGCCGTGGGCTCtagcgcggggcgggcgggcggcgcggcgtgGTGCTCG AGGAACGTGCTGCGGAAGTGGAGGCGCTGGGAGCGGGTCGTGGCGGCGAAGAGGAGGAAGCGGCGgcaggagcgggagaggagcagGGTCCGGCGGGCCGAGGGCCCAG GGGCTGCCAGCCGGGACGGCAGGAGGGCCCCGGCTGCCCTCGCAAAGGAACGCCTTCTGGAGGCTAGGGCGTCGGGGCCCCGGCTCTGCGTGGACCTTGGCGTGGCTGACTGTATGACACAGAAG GAAACAAGCCGCCTCGCCTCTCAGATCAGGAGACTCTACGGGGCAAACAGGCGAGCCGAGAAGCCATTTTGGCTCTGTCTGACAGAGTTTGTGGTGGGCTCGTTGATCTATGAGGAGTGTTTTCGCATGAACGACGGCTTCTCCAATTATTTG atgGATACAACTCAAGAAAGTTACTTGGACCTGTTTCCTTTAGATGCAATTGTTTATCTCACTCCTGACTCTGAGAATG TCCTTGAAGATATTGATCCAAATAAAGTGTACGTCCTCGGAGGCCTGGTGGATGAAAGTATTCACAAG AAGCTGACTCTGCAAAGGGCACAAGAGCAGTCCTTGCAAACAGCCCGCCTCCCCATTCGCGAGTACATGGTGAAAACTGTTAACACCAAGAACTACCACTCCGAGACACTAGCAATTAATCAAG caaaTCTCTCCTGA
- the TRMT10B gene encoding tRNA methyltransferase 10 homolog B isoform X4 codes for MAGGGADGGCSPAESEGEAAVACEALRLLRIEPSAVGSSAGRAGGAAWCSRNVLRKWRRWERVVAAKRRKRRQERERSRVRRAEGPGAASRDGRRAPAALAKERLLEARASGPRLCVDLGVADCMTQKETSRLASQIRRLYGANRRAEKPFWLCLTEFVVGSLIYEECFRMNDGFSNYLMDTTQESYLDLFPLDAIVYLTPDSENVLEDIDPNKVYVLGGLVDESIHKKLTLQRAQEQSLQTARLPIREYMVKTVNTKNYHSETLAINQVFDVLSTYYETRSWPAALKAGVSSGKGYVLPDAVK; via the exons ATGGCGGGCGGCGGTGCCGATGGTGGCTGTTCGCCGGCGGAGTCTGAGGGGGAGGCGGCAGTAGCCTGCGAGGCTCTCCGTCTGCTGCGGATCGAACCCTCGGCCGTGGGCTCtagcgcggggcgggcgggcggcgcggcgtgGTGCTCG AGGAACGTGCTGCGGAAGTGGAGGCGCTGGGAGCGGGTCGTGGCGGCGAAGAGGAGGAAGCGGCGgcaggagcgggagaggagcagGGTCCGGCGGGCCGAGGGCCCAG GGGCTGCCAGCCGGGACGGCAGGAGGGCCCCGGCTGCCCTCGCAAAGGAACGCCTTCTGGAGGCTAGGGCGTCGGGGCCCCGGCTCTGCGTGGACCTTGGCGTGGCTGACTGTATGACACAGAAG GAAACAAGCCGCCTCGCCTCTCAGATCAGGAGACTCTACGGGGCAAACAGGCGAGCCGAGAAGCCATTTTGGCTCTGTCTGACAGAGTTTGTGGTGGGCTCGTTGATCTATGAGGAGTGTTTTCGCATGAACGACGGCTTCTCCAATTATTTG atgGATACAACTCAAGAAAGTTACTTGGACCTGTTTCCTTTAGATGCAATTGTTTATCTCACTCCTGACTCTGAGAATG TCCTTGAAGATATTGATCCAAATAAAGTGTACGTCCTCGGAGGCCTGGTGGATGAAAGTATTCACAAG AAGCTGACTCTGCAAAGGGCACAAGAGCAGTCCTTGCAAACAGCCCGCCTCCCCATTCGCGAGTACATGGTGAAAACTGTTAACACCAAGAACTACCACTCCGAGACACTAGCAATTAATCAAG TCTTTGATGTCTTATCAACTTACTATGAGACCCGAAGCTGGCCAGCAGCCTTGAAAGCTGGAGTTTCTTCTGGAAAAGGCTATGTGCTACCAGATGCAGTGAAATAA
- the TRMT10B gene encoding tRNA methyltransferase 10 homolog B isoform X1, producing MAGGGADGGCSPAESEGEAAVACEALRLLRIEPSAVGSSAGRAGGAAWCSRNVLRKWRRWERVVAAKRRKRRQERERSRVRRAEGPGAASRDGRRAPAALAKERLLEARASGPRLCVDLGVADCMTQKETSRLASQIRRLYGANRRAEKPFWLCLTEFVVGSLIYEECFRMNDGFSNYLMDTTQESYLDLFPLDAIVYLTPDSENVLEDIDPNKVYVLGGLVDESIHKKLTLQRAQEQSLQTARLPIREYMVKTVNTKNYHSETLAINQAQGRGGSGGLCKAPSLAARDHCVSQGSPDVETQHLRSNGGSTAGISHHECTVISSTDGQYRLVKMVTGGTLL from the exons ATGGCGGGCGGCGGTGCCGATGGTGGCTGTTCGCCGGCGGAGTCTGAGGGGGAGGCGGCAGTAGCCTGCGAGGCTCTCCGTCTGCTGCGGATCGAACCCTCGGCCGTGGGCTCtagcgcggggcgggcgggcggcgcggcgtgGTGCTCG AGGAACGTGCTGCGGAAGTGGAGGCGCTGGGAGCGGGTCGTGGCGGCGAAGAGGAGGAAGCGGCGgcaggagcgggagaggagcagGGTCCGGCGGGCCGAGGGCCCAG GGGCTGCCAGCCGGGACGGCAGGAGGGCCCCGGCTGCCCTCGCAAAGGAACGCCTTCTGGAGGCTAGGGCGTCGGGGCCCCGGCTCTGCGTGGACCTTGGCGTGGCTGACTGTATGACACAGAAG GAAACAAGCCGCCTCGCCTCTCAGATCAGGAGACTCTACGGGGCAAACAGGCGAGCCGAGAAGCCATTTTGGCTCTGTCTGACAGAGTTTGTGGTGGGCTCGTTGATCTATGAGGAGTGTTTTCGCATGAACGACGGCTTCTCCAATTATTTG atgGATACAACTCAAGAAAGTTACTTGGACCTGTTTCCTTTAGATGCAATTGTTTATCTCACTCCTGACTCTGAGAATG TCCTTGAAGATATTGATCCAAATAAAGTGTACGTCCTCGGAGGCCTGGTGGATGAAAGTATTCACAAG AAGCTGACTCTGCAAAGGGCACAAGAGCAGTCCTTGCAAACAGCCCGCCTCCCCATTCGCGAGTACATGGTGAAAACTGTTAACACCAAGAACTACCACTCCGAGACACTAGCAATTAATCAAG CACAAGGCAGAGGAGGTAGCGGAGGGCTCTGCAAAGCACCCAGCCTAGCTGCTAGAGACCACTGTGTGTCCCAAGGAAGCCCTGATGTGGAGACACAGCATCTGAGAAGCAATGGTGGAAGCACAGCAGGTATAAGCCACCATGAGTGTACTGTCATCAGCAGCACAGATGGGCAGTACAGATTAGTCAAAATGGTGACTGGGGGCACCTTGCTTTAG
- the TRMT10B gene encoding tRNA methyltransferase 10 homolog B isoform X3, with the protein MAGGGADGGCSPAESEGEAAVACEALRLLRIEPSAVGSSAGRAGGAAWCSRNVLRKWRRWERVVAAKRRKRRQERERSRVRRAEGPGAASRDGRRAPAALAKERLLEARASGPRLCVDLGVADCMTQKETSRLASQIRRLYGANRRAEKPFWLCLTEFVVGSLIYEECFRMNDGFSNYLMDTTQESYLDLFPLDAIVYLTPDSENVLEDIDPNKVYVLGGLVDESIHKKLTLQRAQEQSLQTARLPIREYMVKTVNTKNYHSETLAINQGCRRSCLYPPRMSYCRLLARKKTCKSGNSPRQQNIHASMQWAKKLLTQVLQLQT; encoded by the exons ATGGCGGGCGGCGGTGCCGATGGTGGCTGTTCGCCGGCGGAGTCTGAGGGGGAGGCGGCAGTAGCCTGCGAGGCTCTCCGTCTGCTGCGGATCGAACCCTCGGCCGTGGGCTCtagcgcggggcgggcgggcggcgcggcgtgGTGCTCG AGGAACGTGCTGCGGAAGTGGAGGCGCTGGGAGCGGGTCGTGGCGGCGAAGAGGAGGAAGCGGCGgcaggagcgggagaggagcagGGTCCGGCGGGCCGAGGGCCCAG GGGCTGCCAGCCGGGACGGCAGGAGGGCCCCGGCTGCCCTCGCAAAGGAACGCCTTCTGGAGGCTAGGGCGTCGGGGCCCCGGCTCTGCGTGGACCTTGGCGTGGCTGACTGTATGACACAGAAG GAAACAAGCCGCCTCGCCTCTCAGATCAGGAGACTCTACGGGGCAAACAGGCGAGCCGAGAAGCCATTTTGGCTCTGTCTGACAGAGTTTGTGGTGGGCTCGTTGATCTATGAGGAGTGTTTTCGCATGAACGACGGCTTCTCCAATTATTTG atgGATACAACTCAAGAAAGTTACTTGGACCTGTTTCCTTTAGATGCAATTGTTTATCTCACTCCTGACTCTGAGAATG TCCTTGAAGATATTGATCCAAATAAAGTGTACGTCCTCGGAGGCCTGGTGGATGAAAGTATTCACAAG AAGCTGACTCTGCAAAGGGCACAAGAGCAGTCCTTGCAAACAGCCCGCCTCCCCATTCGCGAGTACATGGTGAAAACTGTTAACACCAAGAACTACCACTCCGAGACACTAGCAATTAATCAAG GATGCAGGAGGAGTTGTCTGTACCCTCCCAGGATGTCATATTGTAGGCTgctggcaagaaaaaaaacatgcaagtCAGGAAATAGCCCCAGGCAGCAGAATATCCATGCATCTATGCAGTGGGCCAAAAAGCTCTTAACACAGGTCCTGCAATTGCAGACATAA
- the TRMT10B gene encoding tRNA methyltransferase 10 homolog B isoform X7, translated as MAGGGADGGCSPAESEGEAAVACEALRLLRIEPSAVGSSAGRAGGAAWCSRNVLRKWRRWERVVAAKRRKRRQERERSRVRRAEGPGAASRDGRRAPAALAKERLLEARASGPRLCVDLGVADCMTQKETSRLASQIRRLYGANRRAEKPFWLCLTEFVVGSLIYEECFRMNDGFSNYLMDTTQESYLDLFPLDAIVYLTPDSENVLEDIDPNKVYVLGGLVDESIHKKLTLQRAQEQSLQTARLPIREYMVKTVNTKNYHSETLAINQGSISNW; from the exons ATGGCGGGCGGCGGTGCCGATGGTGGCTGTTCGCCGGCGGAGTCTGAGGGGGAGGCGGCAGTAGCCTGCGAGGCTCTCCGTCTGCTGCGGATCGAACCCTCGGCCGTGGGCTCtagcgcggggcgggcgggcggcgcggcgtgGTGCTCG AGGAACGTGCTGCGGAAGTGGAGGCGCTGGGAGCGGGTCGTGGCGGCGAAGAGGAGGAAGCGGCGgcaggagcgggagaggagcagGGTCCGGCGGGCCGAGGGCCCAG GGGCTGCCAGCCGGGACGGCAGGAGGGCCCCGGCTGCCCTCGCAAAGGAACGCCTTCTGGAGGCTAGGGCGTCGGGGCCCCGGCTCTGCGTGGACCTTGGCGTGGCTGACTGTATGACACAGAAG GAAACAAGCCGCCTCGCCTCTCAGATCAGGAGACTCTACGGGGCAAACAGGCGAGCCGAGAAGCCATTTTGGCTCTGTCTGACAGAGTTTGTGGTGGGCTCGTTGATCTATGAGGAGTGTTTTCGCATGAACGACGGCTTCTCCAATTATTTG atgGATACAACTCAAGAAAGTTACTTGGACCTGTTTCCTTTAGATGCAATTGTTTATCTCACTCCTGACTCTGAGAATG TCCTTGAAGATATTGATCCAAATAAAGTGTACGTCCTCGGAGGCCTGGTGGATGAAAGTATTCACAAG AAGCTGACTCTGCAAAGGGCACAAGAGCAGTCCTTGCAAACAGCCCGCCTCCCCATTCGCGAGTACATGGTGAAAACTGTTAACACCAAGAACTACCACTCCGAGACACTAGCAATTAATCAAG GATCCATATCCAATTGGTGA
- the TRMT10B gene encoding tRNA methyltransferase 10 homolog B isoform X2: protein MAGGGADGGCSPAESEGEAAVACEALRLLRIEPSAVGSSAGRAGGAAWCSRNVLRKWRRWERVVAAKRRKRRQERERSRVRRAEGPGAASRDGRRAPAALAKERLLEARASGPRLCVDLGVADCMTQKETSRLASQIRRLYGANRRAEKPFWLCLTEFVVGSLIYEECFRMNDGFSNYLMDTTQESYLDLFPLDAIVYLTPDSENVLEDIDPNKVYVLGGLVDESIHKKLTLQRAQEQSLQTARLPIREYMVKTVNTKNYHSETLAINQASGVCITELAIDTSITAWYISLFLTVFDVLSTYYETRSWPAALKAGVSSGKGYVLPDAVK from the exons ATGGCGGGCGGCGGTGCCGATGGTGGCTGTTCGCCGGCGGAGTCTGAGGGGGAGGCGGCAGTAGCCTGCGAGGCTCTCCGTCTGCTGCGGATCGAACCCTCGGCCGTGGGCTCtagcgcggggcgggcgggcggcgcggcgtgGTGCTCG AGGAACGTGCTGCGGAAGTGGAGGCGCTGGGAGCGGGTCGTGGCGGCGAAGAGGAGGAAGCGGCGgcaggagcgggagaggagcagGGTCCGGCGGGCCGAGGGCCCAG GGGCTGCCAGCCGGGACGGCAGGAGGGCCCCGGCTGCCCTCGCAAAGGAACGCCTTCTGGAGGCTAGGGCGTCGGGGCCCCGGCTCTGCGTGGACCTTGGCGTGGCTGACTGTATGACACAGAAG GAAACAAGCCGCCTCGCCTCTCAGATCAGGAGACTCTACGGGGCAAACAGGCGAGCCGAGAAGCCATTTTGGCTCTGTCTGACAGAGTTTGTGGTGGGCTCGTTGATCTATGAGGAGTGTTTTCGCATGAACGACGGCTTCTCCAATTATTTG atgGATACAACTCAAGAAAGTTACTTGGACCTGTTTCCTTTAGATGCAATTGTTTATCTCACTCCTGACTCTGAGAATG TCCTTGAAGATATTGATCCAAATAAAGTGTACGTCCTCGGAGGCCTGGTGGATGAAAGTATTCACAAG AAGCTGACTCTGCAAAGGGCACAAGAGCAGTCCTTGCAAACAGCCCGCCTCCCCATTCGCGAGTACATGGTGAAAACTGTTAACACCAAGAACTACCACTCCGAGACACTAGCAATTAATCAAG CCAGTGGGGTGTGCATTACAGAGCTTGCTATTGATACCAGTATCACAGCATGGTACATCTCTCTGTTCCTGACAGTCTTTGATGTCTTATCAACTTACTATGAGACCCGAAGCTGGCCAGCAGCCTTGAAAGCTGGAGTTTCTTCTGGAAAAGGCTATGTGCTACCAGATGCAGTGAAATAA
- the TRMT10B gene encoding tRNA methyltransferase 10 homolog B isoform X6, translating to MAGGGADGGCSPAESEGEAAVACEALRLLRIEPSAVGSSAGRAGGAAWCSRNVLRKWRRWERVVAAKRRKRRQERERSRVRRAEGPGAASRDGRRAPAALAKERLLEARASGPRLCVDLGVADCMTQKETSRLASQIRRLYGANRRAEKPFWLCLTEFVVGSLIYEECFRMNDGFSNYLMDTTQESYLDLFPLDAIVYLTPDSENVLEDIDPNKVYVLGGLVDESIHKKLTLQRAQEQSLQTARLPIREYMVKTVNTKNYHSETLAINQVTDACMVHHHTLTWEVH from the exons ATGGCGGGCGGCGGTGCCGATGGTGGCTGTTCGCCGGCGGAGTCTGAGGGGGAGGCGGCAGTAGCCTGCGAGGCTCTCCGTCTGCTGCGGATCGAACCCTCGGCCGTGGGCTCtagcgcggggcgggcgggcggcgcggcgtgGTGCTCG AGGAACGTGCTGCGGAAGTGGAGGCGCTGGGAGCGGGTCGTGGCGGCGAAGAGGAGGAAGCGGCGgcaggagcgggagaggagcagGGTCCGGCGGGCCGAGGGCCCAG GGGCTGCCAGCCGGGACGGCAGGAGGGCCCCGGCTGCCCTCGCAAAGGAACGCCTTCTGGAGGCTAGGGCGTCGGGGCCCCGGCTCTGCGTGGACCTTGGCGTGGCTGACTGTATGACACAGAAG GAAACAAGCCGCCTCGCCTCTCAGATCAGGAGACTCTACGGGGCAAACAGGCGAGCCGAGAAGCCATTTTGGCTCTGTCTGACAGAGTTTGTGGTGGGCTCGTTGATCTATGAGGAGTGTTTTCGCATGAACGACGGCTTCTCCAATTATTTG atgGATACAACTCAAGAAAGTTACTTGGACCTGTTTCCTTTAGATGCAATTGTTTATCTCACTCCTGACTCTGAGAATG TCCTTGAAGATATTGATCCAAATAAAGTGTACGTCCTCGGAGGCCTGGTGGATGAAAGTATTCACAAG AAGCTGACTCTGCAAAGGGCACAAGAGCAGTCCTTGCAAACAGCCCGCCTCCCCATTCGCGAGTACATGGTGAAAACTGTTAACACCAAGAACTACCACTCCGAGACACTAGCAATTAATCAAG TTACTGATGCATGCATGGTACATCATCACACCCTGACATGGGAAGTTCACTAA